Proteins encoded in a region of the Methylosinus trichosporium OB3b genome:
- a CDS encoding SMC-Scp complex subunit ScpB produces the protein MTRAKLSRLAGREISRDVISRLKGLQLIDGALRAPEPGAPFAYVTTRKFLEAFDLASLRRPPRRRAADGRGRRQLRRRGWTSIGGLVILALRASGSRGRVSNRRAGRFLARCEKGTCHRRVLHAKRCRPGRRVDRLGSSEALCVKGTRGGDRDTERVYEGSGLVDSTLLRREHGQ, from the coding sequence GTGACCCGGGCGAAGCTCTCGCGGCTCGCCGGCCGAGAGATCAGCCGCGATGTCATCAGCCGGCTGAAGGGTCTCCAACTCATCGACGGGGCGTTGCGCGCGCCCGAGCCCGGCGCGCCTTTTGCCTATGTCACGACGCGGAAATTTCTGGAGGCCTTCGACCTCGCCAGCCTACGTCGACCTCCCCGACGACGAGCGGCAGACGGACGAGGACGCCGCCAACTTCGCCGACGGGGATGGACATCAATCGGCGGATTGGTGATTCTGGCGCTCAGAGCGTCCGGCAGCCGAGGACGGGTCTCCAATCGACGGGCCGGACGTTTTCTCGCGCGATGTGAGAAAGGCACCTGTCATCGCCGAGTCTTACACGCCAAACGGTGTCGACCGGGGCGACGCGTCGATCGGCTCGGAAGTAGCGAAGCTCTATGCGTGAAAGGAACGCGCGGTGGCGATCGAGATACCGAAAGAGTCTACGAAGGAAGCGGTCTTGTCGATTCGACGCTACTTCGAAGAGAACATGGACAATGA
- a CDS encoding glycosyltransferase: MKVVTYPFRISQRVAQAEEGSTGHYKSIDNTYSIFFREKIDSKSVVIKPTERGFAPIKSTYLSLDLSSTTHYTRLQLPVDLKDLITVSGSDAAVVEVSFYIGPLRDADSLSLVNISIMVNRERKQFFTKLVDFEKNQTWTGEVRKKVAVALDVNAIPDDIPSVIVLEFPPFTPPFYISPVSLRFDSSPGNYTCAPARYCRAQESDLVCAYLDIPGAAGLSNMQATSDEASGAFALSGVFPLPGDDFRGRVLIPIEQLAAATSWRAADVTLELSHHAETSSGVVNAEIGVLPVDVAGHPIDSPTCERRATIRNLVLSRRATISFPRAEDSLCGHAIVLDFESFRGIGEIRFSCTVRVAAEDAPDAIKVEAQVSGAPEAADVPAIFDGLHYLAQIGIDPSELKDLSRQEIQAATWSLYDRSGYTGFAPHPLFSPSWYETQLDADGRQRLPGLRNLLVDYSTRPDRSSPHPLIDEDYVNLQYRLLYDVPVESRSAIEILTTSDDFRIDPHRLFSTMDVAKALNIPPRSRKVADVLLCYLTDENAWTIPPSPLFRPERIDSANECPLLAYLRDAALWGQSPHPLFDPAFFADQPNAPQKRNIAPLAAYLAADIRERSNPHPQFDTHYYALQFPQIWDGKISALEHYVRTGAGNPSSKFQKRYYLAAHPEKALSTSFFTEGGNGIASLGNGKYDAPRDTLVAATANSPVIVQMTPQKPRNPYYSQLPTAFKEAGWDFRFATDVDAMADFSKKRKGLMFWFHQLEPFYHVSGNDLSTKTRMVGLVKNLSAMRQSGNTVVHTWHNQIPYDARHLDADYELYFKLDEILSLIVTHAEHAVPWIRQFCPTVPIHVTPHHGLTHHFNTFIDKQVARKILKLPQDALIFHHFGEIKPYKNIGLLLRAWRRFRDDSRYANAFLMITGQWKLHDAEFREASALSDLMLVDRLLNDEELALYIAAADACVFTHKAVWASGACATAISFGKPIIVPTETGLGKIFVDEENGFVFPNNDVEGLVHTMNRMCASSLTQHMEFMNRSLAEEWHPFRLQERYASLFESLRSTTGK, translated from the coding sequence ATGAAAGTGGTCACTTATCCGTTCCGGATCAGCCAGCGTGTCGCGCAAGCCGAAGAAGGCTCAACGGGCCATTATAAATCGATCGACAACACTTACAGCATCTTTTTTAGAGAAAAAATCGACAGCAAGAGCGTCGTCATCAAGCCGACGGAACGAGGGTTCGCTCCGATCAAGAGCACCTATCTGTCGCTCGACCTGTCGAGCACGACGCACTATACGCGGCTCCAGCTTCCCGTTGATTTGAAAGATTTGATCACAGTATCCGGCTCGGATGCGGCCGTCGTCGAAGTGAGCTTCTACATCGGGCCTCTGCGTGACGCCGATTCGCTCTCCTTGGTCAATATATCGATCATGGTGAATCGGGAGCGGAAGCAGTTCTTTACGAAGCTCGTCGATTTCGAGAAAAATCAAACCTGGACTGGAGAGGTACGGAAAAAAGTCGCTGTCGCGCTCGATGTGAACGCCATTCCCGACGATATTCCGAGCGTGATCGTGCTTGAGTTTCCGCCCTTCACGCCGCCTTTCTATATCAGCCCTGTGTCATTGAGATTCGATTCCTCTCCCGGCAACTACACCTGTGCGCCGGCGCGATACTGCCGAGCGCAAGAGTCCGATCTCGTTTGCGCCTATCTCGACATTCCGGGCGCTGCCGGCCTGTCGAATATGCAGGCGACTTCCGACGAGGCCTCCGGCGCCTTCGCGCTTTCCGGCGTTTTCCCGCTCCCGGGCGATGATTTCCGCGGGCGGGTGCTGATCCCCATCGAGCAGCTCGCGGCCGCGACGAGCTGGCGCGCCGCCGACGTGACCCTGGAGCTGTCGCATCATGCGGAGACGTCGTCGGGCGTCGTGAACGCGGAGATCGGCGTCCTCCCCGTCGATGTCGCCGGACATCCGATCGACAGCCCCACCTGCGAGCGACGGGCGACCATCCGCAATCTGGTTCTCTCCCGCCGCGCCACCATTTCGTTTCCGCGCGCAGAAGACAGCCTGTGCGGACACGCCATCGTCCTGGACTTCGAATCGTTTCGTGGAATCGGCGAGATACGCTTCTCCTGCACTGTGCGCGTGGCGGCCGAAGACGCACCGGACGCAATCAAGGTCGAGGCGCAGGTCTCCGGCGCACCCGAGGCCGCCGACGTCCCCGCAATTTTCGACGGTCTGCATTATTTGGCGCAGATCGGCATCGATCCGAGCGAATTGAAAGATCTCTCCCGCCAGGAGATCCAAGCCGCGACCTGGTCTCTCTATGACCGGTCCGGCTATACGGGCTTCGCTCCGCATCCGCTGTTTTCACCGTCCTGGTACGAGACGCAGCTCGACGCCGATGGACGACAACGACTCCCGGGCCTACGCAATCTCCTCGTCGATTATTCGACGCGGCCGGACCGATCGAGCCCGCACCCCCTGATCGACGAAGATTACGTCAATCTCCAGTATCGATTATTGTACGATGTTCCAGTGGAGTCGCGAAGCGCCATCGAGATATTGACGACCAGCGACGATTTTCGCATCGATCCGCATCGCCTGTTTTCGACGATGGATGTGGCGAAGGCGCTGAACATTCCGCCGCGCTCGCGCAAGGTCGCGGACGTGCTGCTTTGCTATCTCACCGACGAAAACGCTTGGACTATTCCGCCGTCGCCTCTGTTTCGTCCCGAACGAATCGACAGCGCGAACGAATGCCCGCTCCTGGCCTATCTGCGCGACGCGGCGTTATGGGGGCAGTCCCCGCATCCCTTGTTCGACCCGGCCTTTTTCGCCGATCAGCCGAACGCTCCCCAAAAGCGAAACATCGCTCCGCTCGCCGCCTATCTCGCAGCAGATATAAGAGAACGATCGAATCCACATCCGCAGTTCGACACTCACTATTATGCTCTGCAATTTCCACAGATTTGGGACGGAAAAATATCCGCGCTTGAGCACTATGTCCGCACCGGCGCCGGCAATCCCAGCTCCAAATTTCAAAAGCGCTATTATCTCGCCGCCCATCCGGAAAAAGCCCTGTCCACTTCATTTTTCACCGAAGGCGGCAACGGCATAGCCTCGTTGGGCAATGGCAAATACGACGCGCCGAGGGACACGCTCGTCGCTGCGACGGCGAATTCGCCGGTCATCGTGCAGATGACCCCGCAAAAGCCGCGCAATCCTTATTATTCGCAGCTGCCTACCGCTTTCAAGGAAGCGGGATGGGACTTCCGATTTGCGACCGACGTCGATGCGATGGCGGATTTTTCAAAGAAGCGCAAAGGCCTGATGTTCTGGTTTCATCAGCTCGAGCCCTTCTACCACGTGTCGGGAAACGACCTCTCGACAAAAACCCGCATGGTCGGCCTGGTCAAAAACCTGTCCGCCATGCGGCAGTCTGGCAACACGGTCGTTCATACCTGGCATAATCAGATACCTTATGACGCCCGCCATTTGGACGCCGACTATGAGCTCTATTTCAAGCTCGACGAAATATTGAGCCTCATCGTGACTCATGCCGAGCACGCCGTGCCCTGGATCCGGCAGTTCTGCCCGACGGTTCCGATTCACGTCACGCCGCATCACGGCCTCACTCATCACTTCAACACGTTCATCGACAAGCAGGTGGCCCGCAAGATCCTGAAGCTGCCGCAAGACGCTCTCATCTTCCACCACTTCGGCGAGATAAAGCCGTATAAGAACATCGGACTCCTGCTGCGCGCCTGGCGGCGATTCCGGGACGATAGTCGATACGCGAACGCCTTCCTCATGATCACCGGTCAGTGGAAACTCCACGACGCCGAGTTTCGGGAGGCGTCCGCATTGTCGGACCTCATGCTGGTGGATCGACTCCTCAACGATGAAGAGCTCGCTCTCTACATCGCCGCCGCCGACGCCTGCGTCTTCACTCATAAGGCCGTTTGGGCCTCGGGCGCCTGCGCGACGGCCATCAGCTTCGGCAAGCCGATCATCGTGCCGACCGAGACCGGGCTCGGCAAAATCTTCGTGGACGAAGAGAACGGCTTCGTGTTCCCGAACAACGATGTCGAGGGACTGGTCCACACGATGAACCGGATGTGCGCGAGTTCTCTCACCCAACATATGGAATTCATGAACAGAAGCTTGGCGGAGGAGTGGCACCCGTTTCGTCTTCAGGAACGCTATGCGAGCTTGTTCGAGAGTCTGAGGTCGACCACGGGCAAATAG
- the repB gene encoding plasmid partitioning protein RepB, producing MTRRNVLKSIFEEQLAAANPGTKAEAQGRDRVLAGPVRTMSLTLDKIEEESRVLQEALATGASVVDLDPQLVDVSFIRDRFPSADDPAFAALKESMRSHGQEVPILVRPHPGQGGRYQAAYGHRRIAAARELGLKVKAVVRSLDDQQLVLAQGIENSVRRDLSFIERAIFAKTLEDSGYDRPVIMAALSTDKTELSKMISVARAVPEDLAKAIGSAPKAGRRRWLQLADLLQSEDAVRRVELVLADPDMTRDSDARFIRALSAASEREAARSTTRIWKNSAGTPLARISRDKKTTVVRFDEKAEPDFAGFVLERLDALYEEFRSRQS from the coding sequence ATGACCCGCCGCAATGTGCTCAAGTCAATTTTCGAAGAACAGTTGGCCGCGGCCAACCCGGGGACTAAGGCCGAAGCGCAGGGTCGAGACCGCGTTCTGGCTGGGCCCGTGCGCACGATGAGCCTCACGCTAGATAAGATCGAAGAGGAGTCCCGGGTTCTTCAAGAAGCGCTGGCGACTGGAGCCTCTGTGGTCGATCTCGACCCGCAGCTCGTGGATGTTTCGTTCATTCGAGATCGCTTCCCCTCGGCCGATGATCCCGCGTTCGCCGCGCTAAAAGAATCGATGCGCAGCCATGGGCAAGAAGTCCCAATATTAGTGCGACCGCACCCAGGACAGGGCGGCCGATATCAGGCGGCATATGGGCATCGAAGAATAGCGGCGGCGCGCGAACTCGGTCTGAAGGTCAAAGCTGTCGTTCGCAGCCTGGACGACCAACAACTCGTTCTTGCCCAGGGGATCGAAAATTCCGTTCGGAGGGATCTCTCTTTCATCGAGAGGGCGATTTTTGCTAAAACTCTGGAGGATAGCGGTTACGACAGACCAGTCATTATGGCCGCCTTGTCGACCGACAAGACCGAACTTTCGAAAATGATCTCCGTGGCGCGCGCGGTCCCCGAGGATTTGGCCAAGGCCATCGGTTCGGCGCCAAAGGCGGGGCGTCGCCGATGGCTGCAGTTGGCCGATCTACTGCAGAGTGAGGATGCGGTTCGCCGTGTTGAACTCGTACTCGCAGATCCCGACATGACTCGCGACTCCGACGCGAGGTTCATCCGAGCACTCAGCGCGGCCAGTGAGAGAGAGGCCGCACGCTCGACCACGCGGATCTGGAAAAACTCGGCGGGCACGCCGCTCGCGCGCATCAGCCGTGACAAAAAGACGACCGTCGTGCGCTTTGACGAAAAAGCGGAACCCGATTTCGCAGGTTTCGTATTAGAGCGTCTCGACGCTCTCTACGAGGAATTCCGCTCGCGTCAAAGTTGA
- a CDS encoding DUF2164 domain-containing protein, with the protein MAIEIPKESTKEAVLSIRRYFEENMDNEIGNLAAEGLLRFLVEEIGPIIYNKAVADVQSRLQARVAELDVEIHEDEFGYWRNRRRR; encoded by the coding sequence GTGGCGATCGAGATACCGAAAGAGTCTACGAAGGAAGCGGTCTTGTCGATTCGACGCTACTTCGAAGAGAACATGGACAATGAGATCGGAAATCTAGCAGCAGAGGGCCTGCTCCGATTCCTCGTCGAGGAGATCGGTCCAATTATCTACAACAAGGCGGTCGCGGATGTGCAGAGCAGGCTGCAAGCCCGCGTAGCGGAGCTGGATGTCGAGATTCATGAGGACGAGTTCGGGTACTGGAGGAATCGCCGGCGACGCTGA
- a CDS encoding IS6 family transposase, producing MIDFKGSHFERDVILWSVRWYVAYPMSYRQLEEMMEERGVEVDHSTLNRWVVKYAPLLENQFRARKRAIGSSWRLDETYVKVKGCWKYLYRAVDKVGATVDFLLTAKRDCKGALRFLRKAIGQHGEPEKITIDKSGANTAAIERYNAEHGADIEIRRIKYLNNIVEQDHRAVKRVTRPMLGFKSFRSAAATLSGIELMHMIRKDQLQTTGKLRPAQQFYALAA from the coding sequence ATGATCGATTTCAAGGGCAGCCATTTTGAACGCGACGTGATCCTGTGGAGCGTCCGCTGGTATGTGGCGTATCCCATGAGCTATCGCCAGCTCGAAGAAATGATGGAAGAGCGCGGCGTCGAAGTCGACCATTCCACGCTCAACCGCTGGGTCGTCAAGTATGCGCCTTTGCTGGAAAATCAGTTCCGTGCTCGCAAGCGCGCGATCGGATCCAGCTGGCGTCTCGATGAGACCTACGTGAAAGTCAAAGGCTGCTGGAAATATCTATATCGGGCGGTCGACAAGGTAGGCGCGACGGTGGATTTCCTGCTGACGGCCAAGAGGGACTGCAAAGGCGCGCTGCGCTTTTTGCGCAAGGCGATCGGCCAGCATGGCGAGCCGGAGAAGATCACGATCGACAAGAGCGGCGCCAACACGGCAGCGATCGAACGCTACAATGCGGAGCATGGAGCCGACATCGAAATCCGCCGCATCAAATATCTCAATAATATCGTCGAACAGGACCATCGAGCGGTGAAGCGAGTAACGCGGCCGATGTTGGGTTTCAAATCATTTCGATCCGCTGCTGCGACACTCTCGGGGATCGAGCTCATGCATATGATCCGAAAGGACCAGTTGCAGACCACGGGCAAATTGCGTCCAGCACAGCAGTTCTACGCCCTCGCCGCGTGA
- a CDS encoding IS6 family transposase, with amino-acid sequence MIDFKGSHFERDVILWSVRWYVAYPMSYRQLEEMMEERGVEVDHSTLNRWVVKYAPLLENQFRARKRAIGSSWRLDETYVKVKGCWKYLYRAVDKVGATVDFLLTAKRDCKAALRFLRKAIGQHGEPEKITIDKSGANTAAIERYNAEHGADIEIRRIKYLNNIVEQDHRAVKRVTRPMLGFKSFRSAAATLSGIELMHMIRKDQLQTTGKLRPAQQFYALAA; translated from the coding sequence ATGATCGATTTCAAGGGCAGCCATTTTGAACGCGACGTGATCCTGTGGAGCGTCCGCTGGTATGTGGCGTATCCCATGAGCTATCGCCAGCTCGAAGAAATGATGGAAGAGCGCGGCGTCGAAGTCGACCATTCCACGCTCAACCGCTGGGTCGTCAAGTATGCGCCTTTGCTGGAAAATCAGTTCCGTGCTCGCAAGCGCGCGATCGGATCCAGCTGGCGTCTCGATGAGACCTACGTGAAAGTCAAAGGCTGCTGGAAATATCTATATCGGGCGGTCGACAAGGTAGGCGCGACGGTGGATTTCCTGCTGACGGCCAAGAGGGACTGCAAAGCCGCGCTGCGCTTTTTGCGCAAGGCGATCGGCCAGCATGGCGAGCCGGAGAAGATCACGATCGACAAGAGCGGCGCCAACACGGCAGCGATCGAACGCTACAATGCGGAGCATGGAGCCGACATCGAAATCCGCCGCATCAAATATCTCAATAATATCGTCGAACAGGACCATCGAGCGGTGAAGCGAGTAACGCGGCCGATGTTGGGTTTCAAATCATTTCGATCCGCTGCTGCGACACTCTCGGGGATCGAGCTCATGCATATGATCCGAAAGGACCAGTTGCAGACCACGGGCAAATTGCGTCCAGCACAGCAGTTCTACGCCCTCGCCGCGTGA
- the repA gene encoding plasmid partitioning protein RepA: MDTDVRRSNIVPPQGETSDIRISAQARLLSEQLQSLGARLFPPDSHKSLRSFSSGEAAKLLRVSDGYLRQLSLDGIGPIPETSSSGRRSYTLVQINELRRHIASAKPREAQVVLPRRRPGEKMQTIACTNFKGGSAKTTTCLYLAQYLALSGFRVLAVDLDPQASLSTMLGLQPEFDLKEGDTIYGAIRYDDQRRPVRDCILKTYFDGLDLIPGNLELMEFEHETPQALSLGQHPAGGMFFQRLGRALAEIETDYDVVVVDCPPQLGYLTLGALCAATALLITIHPQMVDVASMSQFLLMASDLMAVVRKAGGDLRHDFIRYVITRHEPHDGPQSQVVALLRGLFGDEVLAATVWKSTAIADAGLTKQSLYELDRGAVGRATYDRALESLEAVNSEILGLILRAWGRIT, encoded by the coding sequence GTGGACACGGACGTTCGCCGTTCCAACATTGTCCCTCCGCAAGGGGAGACGTCGGATATCCGTATTTCCGCGCAGGCAAGACTGCTGTCGGAGCAACTTCAGTCTCTCGGAGCTCGCCTCTTTCCACCGGACAGCCACAAGTCCTTACGTTCCTTCTCATCGGGTGAGGCAGCGAAGTTGTTGCGCGTCTCCGACGGATATTTGCGGCAGCTCTCGCTAGACGGGATTGGACCAATTCCCGAAACCAGCTCGTCGGGTCGGCGCTCTTACACCTTGGTTCAAATCAACGAACTCCGTCGCCATATCGCTTCGGCGAAGCCACGGGAGGCTCAGGTGGTTTTGCCACGGCGGCGCCCCGGCGAAAAGATGCAGACGATCGCCTGTACAAACTTCAAGGGCGGTTCCGCAAAGACGACGACGTGTCTGTATTTGGCGCAGTATCTCGCATTGTCGGGCTTTCGCGTTTTGGCCGTCGACCTCGATCCGCAAGCGTCCCTGTCGACGATGCTCGGTCTCCAGCCGGAGTTCGACCTGAAAGAAGGCGACACAATTTACGGTGCAATTAGATACGACGACCAACGTCGGCCAGTACGCGACTGCATCCTCAAGACCTACTTCGACGGCCTCGATTTGATACCTGGCAATCTGGAGCTCATGGAGTTCGAGCATGAGACACCGCAAGCGCTGTCCTTAGGCCAGCATCCGGCCGGAGGCATGTTTTTCCAGAGACTGGGACGCGCGCTTGCGGAGATTGAGACCGACTATGACGTTGTGGTCGTCGATTGTCCGCCGCAGTTGGGCTACCTCACCCTTGGAGCTTTGTGCGCCGCCACTGCCCTTTTGATCACAATTCATCCGCAGATGGTGGACGTGGCTTCCATGTCCCAATTCCTTCTCATGGCCTCGGATCTGATGGCGGTGGTTCGCAAGGCGGGGGGCGATCTTCGACATGACTTCATTCGTTATGTGATTACCAGACACGAACCGCACGACGGACCTCAGTCGCAGGTCGTGGCCTTACTTCGCGGACTGTTCGGCGATGAGGTCTTGGCCGCAACAGTTTGGAAATCGACAGCGATCGCCGACGCAGGACTGACCAAGCAGTCTCTCTACGAGCTTGATCGAGGTGCCGTTGGCCGCGCCACCTATGACCGCGCGCTCGAATCTCTCGAGGCGGTCAACAGCGAAATTCTTGGCCTCATCCTCCGCGCTTGGGGAAGGATCACATGA
- a CDS encoding glycosyltransferase gives MDAENENAVQQTPAPIGGAPGRPLSIDIIIPVYNALDQVRECIKSVVAHRDDLVNVIVVNDASHPHVGEWLDAEHAGTIRCTIIHKEQNEGYLKAINQGLELSKADIVICQNSDTIIFENFFDIVRALFQSDPKIAVINPVSVWANWTRIPFPSGHTVFSLADRLWRANGLSVRDIQNASGFCFAVRGEALLRLGSFDPVYDPGYWEETDFCMKVLDAGLRVVCAPGLFVFHHGWSSFGADARNMNMEKNERIFRSRWGEQFSALEKWFKFNDPLRGLKNELACTDSAVDNVYARSAAADGLSVLYILPSLAHYGGIISVIQVVNRLVMQGVRANIAVTKAGDKSVLRYCACYFNPLFFENEAELIQNCPQVDVVVATHWTTAYSAIKLTNVGKAKRAAYFVQDYEPDFHTDDPMRARLAEATYKLISDRICKTSWLKEKLDAYGGDTEIIPIGLNTDIFADYRQPRENLVLTMARPSSARRNWPTALKAFRILAEIRPDIALGVYGSNFKPGELPPSITSYGLLESASSVARMLNRAKVLLDASTFQGFGRPGLEAIACGVAPVLTKNGGITSYAKHMHNALLINPFDVGEIVTSICRIIDDEPLYERLRTNGKGLSANYTLDREGAQTRVFLERVLRNG, from the coding sequence ATGGATGCCGAAAATGAGAATGCGGTTCAGCAAACGCCCGCTCCGATCGGCGGCGCGCCCGGGCGTCCGCTGTCCATCGACATCATTATACCCGTATACAATGCTCTCGATCAGGTGCGCGAGTGCATCAAGAGCGTCGTCGCCCACCGTGACGACCTCGTCAATGTGATCGTCGTCAATGACGCGAGCCATCCGCATGTGGGCGAATGGCTCGACGCCGAACACGCCGGCACGATTCGCTGCACGATCATTCACAAGGAGCAGAACGAAGGCTATCTGAAGGCGATCAATCAAGGGTTGGAGCTGTCGAAGGCGGATATCGTGATCTGCCAGAACTCGGACACGATCATCTTCGAGAATTTTTTCGATATCGTCAGAGCTCTGTTCCAGTCCGACCCTAAAATCGCAGTCATCAACCCGGTGTCCGTCTGGGCCAATTGGACACGCATTCCGTTTCCGTCCGGGCATACGGTGTTTTCGCTGGCGGACAGACTGTGGCGGGCCAATGGTCTCAGCGTCCGCGATATCCAGAACGCGTCGGGCTTCTGTTTTGCGGTTCGCGGCGAGGCGCTGCTGCGCCTGGGCTCGTTCGATCCGGTCTATGATCCCGGCTATTGGGAAGAAACCGATTTCTGCATGAAGGTTTTGGACGCCGGCTTGCGCGTCGTCTGCGCGCCGGGGCTGTTCGTCTTTCATCACGGCTGGTCCTCATTCGGGGCCGACGCCCGCAACATGAACATGGAGAAGAACGAACGCATTTTCCGCAGCCGATGGGGTGAGCAATTTTCGGCTCTCGAAAAATGGTTCAAATTCAATGACCCTCTGCGCGGGCTCAAGAACGAGCTCGCTTGCACTGACAGCGCCGTCGATAACGTCTATGCGCGAAGCGCCGCCGCAGACGGATTGTCTGTTCTCTATATCTTGCCGTCATTGGCGCATTACGGAGGGATCATCTCCGTCATTCAGGTGGTGAACCGCCTCGTCATGCAGGGCGTGCGCGCGAATATCGCGGTGACGAAGGCAGGGGACAAATCGGTCCTGCGCTATTGCGCCTGCTACTTCAATCCACTCTTCTTCGAGAACGAGGCCGAGCTGATCCAGAATTGTCCGCAGGTCGATGTCGTCGTCGCGACTCATTGGACGACCGCCTATTCGGCGATCAAATTGACCAATGTCGGCAAGGCGAAGCGGGCCGCCTATTTCGTGCAGGATTACGAGCCCGATTTTCATACCGATGATCCGATGCGGGCCCGGCTGGCCGAGGCGACCTATAAATTGATCAGCGACCGCATCTGCAAGACCAGCTGGCTGAAGGAGAAGCTCGACGCCTATGGCGGCGACACCGAGATCATTCCGATCGGCCTCAACACGGATATCTTCGCCGACTATCGGCAGCCGCGCGAAAACCTCGTCCTCACCATGGCGAGGCCCTCCTCGGCCCGGCGAAACTGGCCGACCGCGCTCAAAGCCTTCAGGATATTGGCCGAAATTCGTCCCGATATAGCGCTCGGCGTCTATGGCTCGAATTTCAAACCGGGCGAGCTGCCGCCCAGCATCACGAGCTATGGCCTCTTGGAGAGCGCATCTAGCGTCGCGAGAATGCTCAATCGTGCGAAAGTGCTGCTCGACGCGTCGACGTTTCAGGGCTTCGGGCGCCCCGGCCTCGAGGCCATCGCCTGCGGCGTCGCGCCGGTTCTCACCAAGAACGGCGGCATCACCTCCTATGCAAAGCACATGCACAATGCACTGCTGATCAATCCGTTCGACGTCGGCGAGATCGTGACCTCGATCTGCCGCATCATCGACGACGAGCCGCTCTATGAGCGGCTGCGGACGAATGGCAAAGGACTGTCGGCGAATTACACGTTGGATCGCGAAGGCGCACAGACGCGGGTGTTCCTGGAACGTGTGCTGAGGAACGGCTGA
- a CDS encoding class I SAM-dependent methyltransferase, producing the protein MVDYPTDFAIPQPSGTFGAYCAGGHRDVEGWLEPSILTAITGFIAFQRAAGLPATFAEIGVHHGRFYLGLALAMGASSRGVAIDVFEAQHLNPDGSGKGNRQAFVSNMARLNVAADRQTIIAHDSRLVSPQQVISALGGQHVSIFSVDGAHTVEYTISDLELAAATIAECGIIIVDDLFNARWPGVIDGVLQWLRSKAGTFEMVVYGDNKGFIARSAVASAYRQMLVSGPARRFGAFHPVVFAGRPSLFARFADPRAAFPLGSDAEGAPEGRVDFCKGGAGAPLLGEGWAMPEKGGVWSIRREAKVALPTSYVARAATPLTITLQAFVPDGETQRLTVSAGGRSVFSEGVKTGVHTIMLGREELKRAGAQGAERIELTFGVERLFIPSAFSLGSDNRELGIRLVCCDA; encoded by the coding sequence ATGGTGGATTACCCGACCGACTTTGCAATCCCTCAGCCGAGCGGAACGTTCGGCGCTTATTGCGCCGGGGGGCATCGGGATGTCGAGGGGTGGCTGGAGCCCAGCATTCTCACCGCGATCACCGGCTTTATCGCCTTCCAGCGCGCCGCCGGTCTGCCCGCCACCTTTGCGGAGATCGGAGTTCATCACGGGCGCTTCTATCTCGGCCTCGCGCTCGCCATGGGAGCGTCGAGTCGCGGCGTCGCTATCGACGTCTTCGAGGCGCAGCATCTCAATCCGGACGGCTCGGGCAAGGGCAATCGCCAAGCGTTCGTCTCGAACATGGCGCGCTTGAACGTCGCGGCGGATCGACAGACCATCATCGCCCACGACAGCCGATTGGTGTCGCCGCAACAAGTGATTTCCGCGCTCGGCGGTCAGCACGTGTCAATCTTCAGCGTCGATGGCGCGCATACGGTCGAATATACGATATCGGATCTCGAGCTCGCGGCCGCGACGATCGCGGAATGCGGGATCATCATCGTCGACGACCTGTTCAATGCGCGCTGGCCTGGCGTCATCGACGGCGTGCTGCAGTGGCTTCGGTCCAAGGCCGGCACATTCGAAATGGTCGTCTATGGCGACAACAAGGGCTTCATCGCGCGAAGCGCGGTCGCTTCCGCCTATCGTCAGATGCTGGTTTCGGGTCCGGCGCGGCGGTTCGGCGCCTTCCATCCCGTCGTCTTTGCGGGACGCCCCTCGCTGTTCGCGCGTTTTGCAGACCCGCGCGCCGCCTTTCCGCTGGGCTCAGACGCCGAGGGCGCGCCCGAGGGGCGCGTGGACTTCTGCAAGGGCGGCGCGGGCGCGCCGTTGCTCGGAGAGGGATGGGCAATGCCCGAGAAAGGCGGCGTCTGGTCGATCCGGCGGGAGGCGAAGGTCGCGCTGCCGACGAGCTATGTCGCTCGCGCCGCCACTCCGCTGACGATCACTTTGCAGGCGTTCGTGCCCGACGGAGAGACGCAACGCCTCACCGTCTCGGCCGGCGGCCGCAGCGTGTTTTCCGAGGGCGTCAAGACGGGCGTTCACACGATCATGCTCGGCCGTGAGGAACTAAAGCGAGCAGGAGCGCAAGGGGCCGAGCGCATCGAGCTGACCTTCGGGGTCGAGCGTCTGTTCATTCCGAGCGCTTTCAGCCTCGGCTCGGATAACCGCGAGCTCGGCATCAGGCTCGTCTGCTGCGACGCCTGA